CAATATCCGCGAAGTCGGTGCGCTGGCCTACTTCCCGTTTCGCGATGCCAAGCAGGGCATCGTGCATGTGATCGGACCCGAGAACGGTGCAACCCTGCCGGGCATGACGGTGGTGTGTGGCGACTCGCACACTTCGACCCACGGTGCGTTTGCCTGTCTGGCGCACGGTATCGGTACGTCCGAGGTCGAGCATGTGATGGCGACGCAGTGCCTGCTGCAGAAGAAGTCGAAGACGCTGCTGGTCAAGGTCGATGGCGAACTCGGGCGTGGCGTGTCGGCCAAGGATGTCGTGCTCGCGATCATCGGTCGCATCGGCACCGCGGGCGGCAACGGCTATGCCATCGAGTTCGGCGGCAGCGCTATCCGGTCGCTGTCCATGGAAGGGCGGATGACGGTGTGCAACATGGCGATCGAGGCGGGTGCCCGCGCCGGCCTGGTTGCCGTCGACGAAACCACTATTGCCTACCTCAAGGACAGGCCGTTCGCACCGAAGGGTGAGCAGTGGGACGCGGCGGTTGCCTACTGGCGCACGCTGACGTCGGATGCCGGCGCGAAGTTCGACAAGGTCGTCGAACTCAACGCGGCCGACATCCTGCCGCAGGTCACCTGGGGTACGTCGCCCGAGATGGTCACCACGATCGCCGGTCGGGTGCCCGACCCCGCAGGCATCAACGACCCGGTGCGCCGCGAAGGCATCGAGCGCGCGCTCAAGTACATGGGGCTGACGGCCAATACACCGATCAACGAGATCGCCGTAGATCAGGTCTTCATCGGTTCGTGCACCAATTCGCGCATCGAAGACCTGCGTGAGGCGGCTGCGGTCGCCAAGGGGCGGACCAAGGCGGCCAATGTGCGCCGCGTGCTGGTGGTGCCGGGGTCCGGGCTGGTCAAGCGCCAGGCCGAGGCCGAAGGGCTGGACAAGGTGTTCATCGAGGCAGGATTCGAATGGCGCGAGCCGGGCTGTTCGATGTGTCTGGCGATGAACGCCGACCGCCTGGAGCCGGGCGAGCGCTGTGCCTCGACCTCCAACCGCAATTTCGAAGGCCGGCAGGGCGCCGGTGGGCGTACCCATCTGGTGAGCCCCGCCATGGCCGCAGCCGCTGCGGTGGCCGGGCATTTTGCCGATGTGCGCGAGTTGCAATAAAAGGATCAGCAGAAGATGAAACCGTTTACCGTTCTCGATGCGCTGGTGGCGCCGCTCGATCGTGCCAACGTCGATACCGATGCGATCATTCCCAAGCAGTTCCTGAAGTCGATCAAGCGCAGCGGCTTCGGCCCCAACCTGTTTGACGAGTGGCGCTATCTGGATGTCGGTCAGCCCGGGCAGGACAACAGCAAGCGTCCGCTGAACACCGATTTCGTGCTCAATCAGCCGCGTTATCAGGGGGCGCAGGTGCTGCTCACCCGCGACAACTTCGGCTGTGGCAGCTCGCGCGAGCACGCGCCGTGGGCGCTGGAGGACTACGGCTTTCGTGCAATTATCGGCACCAGCTTTGCCGATATCTTCTTCAACAACTGTTTCAAGAACGGCGTCTTGCCGATCGTGCTTTTTGCAGAGGAGGTTGATGAGCTGTTCAGCCAGTGCGAAGCGACCGAGGGCTATCAGCTCAAGGTGGATCTGGCTGCCCAGACGGTCACCCGTCCCGATGGCAAGGTGATTGCATTCGACGTCGATGCCTTCCGCAAGGAATGCATGCTCAATGGCTGGGACGACATCGGCCTGACGCTGCGTCATGCCGACAAGATCCGTGCATTTGAAGACGCGCGTCGCGCCAAGCACCCCTATTATTTCGCCTGAGCCCTTGCGGCCCGGGTTTGCGTGGAGAAACCGGATGAAGATTTGTGTGCTGCCGGGTGACGGCATTGGTCCCGAGATCATGGCGGAAGCCGTGCGTGTTCTCAAGGCGCTCGACCTCAAGTTTGAACTGGAAGAAGGGCTGCTTGGCGGTTGTGCAGTCGATGCTACCGGCACGCCATACCCCGAGGCGACCCAGAAGCTCGCCCGTGAAGCGGATGCGGTGCTGCTGGGGGCTGTGGGTGGGCCGAAATGGGACAACCTCCCGCGCGAGCAGCGCCCCGAGCGCGGCCTGCTGGGCATCCGCAAGGATCTCAACCTGTTTGCCAACCTGCGTCCGGCGATCCTGTATCCGGAGCTTGCCAACGCCTCTTCGCTGAAGCCTGAAGTCGTGGCCGGGCTGGACATCCTCATCGTGCGCGAACTCACCGGCGATATCTACTTCGGTCAGCCGCGCGGTATCGAGGTGCGCGAGGTCAATGGCGAACAGCAGCGGGTGGGCTGGAACACCATGATCTACGCCGAGTATGAGATCCGCCGCATTCTGAAGGTGGCCTTCGAGGCCGCGCAGAAGCGTGGAAAGCGTCTGTGCTCGGTCGACAAGATGAATGTGCTTGAGTGCACTCAGCTTTGGCGCGATATCGCCGAAGAAGTGGCCAAGGACTATCCGGACGTGGAGCTGTCGCACATGCTGGTCGACAATGCAGCGATGCAGCTCGTGCGGGCGCCCAAGCAGTTTGACGTGATGGTGACCGGCAACATGTTCGGCGACATCCTCTCGGACGAAGCTTCGATGCTCACCGGCTCGATCGGCATGCTGCCCTCGGCTTCGCTGGATGCGAACAACAAGGGCTTGTACGAACCCTCTCACGGTTCGGCGCCGGACATCGCAGGCAAGGGCGTGGCCAATCCGCTGGCGACGATCCTGTCGGCTGCAATGATGCTGCGCTATACCTTCGGTCTTGAAGCGCAGGCTCAGCGTATCGAGGCAGCCGTCAAGCAAGTGCTTGCGCAGGGTTTCCGTACCGGCGATATTTTCGAGCCGGGCACGAAGAAGGTCGGCACCAGGGAGATGGGTGACGCGGTTCTCGCGGCGCTTTAAGGTTTTTCGATTCGAGGTGATGTGATGAAGCGAGTAGGTCTGGTTGGCTGGCGTGGCATGGTCGGTTCCGTGCTGATGCAGCGCATGGTGGACGAGGGCGATTTCGCCCATATCGAACCCGTGTATTTTTCCACCTCTGCGGCCGGGGGCAAGGCACCCGTTTTCGGCGGCAAGGAAGCGGCGCTGCCGCTGCAGGACGCGATGAGCGTCGATGCGCTCAAGGCCTGCGACATCATCATTACCTGCCAGGGCGGGGATTACACCAAGGAGGTGTTCCCGAAACTGCGTGCGTCCGGCTGGAGCGGCCACTGGATCGATGCTGCCAGCGCGCTGCGCATGGCCGACGATGCCGTGATCATCCTCGATCCGGTGAACATGCATGTGATCAAGGACGCCCTTGCCAAGGGTGGCCGCAACTGGATTGGCGGCAACTGCACGGTGTCGCTGATGCTCATGGGTCTCGGCGGCCTGTTCCGCAACGATCTGGTCGAGTGGGTGTCCGCGATGACCTACCAGGCCGCATCCGGCGCGGGTGCGCAGAACATGCGTGAGCTGATCGCGCAGATGGGCACCATCCACGCATCGGTGGCAGACCTGCTCGCCGACCCGGGTTCGGCAATCCTCGATATCGACCGCAAGGTTGCGGAGACGATTCGCTCCGATGCCTTCCCGAAGAAGAACTTCCGCAACACGCCGCTGGCAGGCAGCCTGATTCCGTGGATCGATGTGCCGGTCGAGCACGGGCAGTCGAAAGAGGAGTGGAAGGGCGGTGCCGAGTGCAACAAGATTCTTGGCAACCCCGCATTCCGCACCGCTGGCAGCATCCCTATCGACGGCCTGTGCGTGCGGATCGGTGCAATGCGTTGTCACTCGCAGGCGCTGACCATCAAGCTGAAGAAGGATGTGCCACTCGACGAGATCAGCGAGATCATCGCCGGGGCCAACGAGTGGGTGAAGGTTGTGCCGAACGAGCGTGAGCTCTCCGAGCGCGATCTGACGCCGGCGGCGGTGACCGGTACCTTGGCTGTTCCGGTCGGGCGCCTGCACAAGATGGCAATGGGGCCGGAGTATCTTGGCGCGTTTACGGTCGGTGATCAGCTCCTCTGGGGTGCCGCCGAGCCGCTGCGTCGCATGCTTCGCATTCTGCTTGAAGACTGAGGATGAACTGTGGCGGTCCGGATTGCCTGCATGAGGTCGAGCCGGGCCGCCCGTTCGGGGGGAAAGTTGCTTTCCCCTTTAGACATAATCAGTTGGTGCAGGTCCTTAATAAAAATGCTAGATTGCTAGCCCAAGTCCATGATGTATTGCCCTTTGCCGGCTTGGTGAAGGGGAGCGTGGTTTGAGGATAACTATGAAAACGTCGATTAAGGCATCCCTGATCGCAGCTGCGATCGCCTCGTTTCCACTCGGTGGCTTTGCTGCCGGGCTTGGTCAGATCAATGTTTTCAGTGGCTTGGGTCAGCCCTTGCGGGCCGAAATCCAGATCAGCGCGACGCCTCAGGAGTTGAGTTCGGTCACCGCAAAGGTGGCTTCGCCCGATGCCTTCAGACAGGCCGGCATTCCCTACCCGGGATTTTTGTCCGGGATCCGGGCATCGGTTGAGCGCAGCGGTCAGCGCCAGGTGGTCAAGCTCAGCAGTGACCGCCCGATCAACGAACCCTTTGTCGGGTTGCTGATTGAACTCGACTGGGCCTCGGGGCGCCTGTCGCGCGAATACACTTTCCTTCTTGATCCCGTCGATATTGCCGCGCCCAAGCCTGTGGCTGCGCGCATTGCCGCACCGGCCCCAGCGGCCGCTCCGCGCCAGGCGCCGATGGCTGCCCCGCCCGCGCCCCGGCCCGCCGCGGTGGACCGCTATACCGTCCAGCGTGGCGACACCCTGCGCCGCATCGCAGAGGCCAATCGCCCCGACGGCGCCAATCTCGACCAGATGCTGCTGGCCCTGTTCCGTGCCAATCCCTCGGCGTTTGACGGTGACAACATCAACCGTCTGCGCGCAGGCGCCATCATGACGATGCCGTCCGCCGACGCGGTTCTGGCAACCAGTCCTGCCGAGGCTCGCCGTGAGGTCGTGGCCCAGGCGGCTGACTTCGAGGCCTATCGCCAGCGCCTTGCGGGGACTGCGGTGGTGCGTGAGGCGGCTCCGGCGCCGGCCGAGCAGGCAAGTGCTGGCCGCATCGTACCCAAGGTCGAGGACGCGCGCGCGCCCGCTGTTGCAGGTGACGAGCTGCAGATCTCGAAAACCCAGGACGGCGAAGCCGGGATGGACAAGGCAGCGGTTGCCCGCCTGCATGCGCTCGAAGAAGAACTTGTCGCCCGTGAAAAGGGCCTCGAAGAGGCGAACGCACGCCTTGCTCAGCTTGAGCAGAGCATCCGCGACCTGCAGAAATTGCTTGAACTGAAGAGCGGTACGCTGGCGCAGCTGCAGCCCGACGCTGCAACACCCGGTGCTGCAACGGCAGGTGCTGCTGCAGTTGCCGGCGCTGCTGCGACCGCAGCGCCTGAGGCGGCTGCGGAGCCTGCCGCACCCGCAGTGACGCCGCCCGCAGAAGCGACGCCGGCAGCGCCGGCGGTGGAAGCAGCCGCGGTCGAGCCGCCCGCCGAGCCGGTTTCCCCTCCGCAAGCAGAGCCTGCGCCCGCGCCCGCTCCCGTGCCGCCAGCACCGGTGGCAGCAGCCCCTGAGGCCGAACCTGAACCCGACTTCATGCAGTCGCTGCTTGCCGATCCCGCCATGCTCGCGGCCGGTGGTGGCGTAATTGCGCTCCTGCTCGGTTTTGCCGCCTACCGTTCCCGCCAGCGCAAGCAGGCGATGGAGGCGCTGGACAGCTCGGCGCTGATGAGTGAGTTCCCGCCTGACAGCAGCGCCGTATTCGGTGCGACGGGCGGTCAGAGTGTCGATACCGGCAACAGCAGCATCCTGCAGACCGATTTCAGCCAGTCCGGTCTGTCGTCGATCGATGCGGATGAAGGTGTTGATCCGGTGGCTGAAGCCGATGTGTACATGGCCTATGGCCGTGACGCACAGGCTGAGGAAATTCTTGAGGATGCGCTCAAGGCTGATCCGAACCGCACGGCGATCTATCTCAAACTGCTTGAGGTGTTCGCACAGCGTCAGAGTCCGAAGCAGTTTGAAACCACGGCAAGCGAGCTTTATTCGCGCACTGGTGGCCAGGGGTCGGACTGGGAGAAGGCTGCGCAGATGGGGCGCAAGCTGGACCCCGATAACCCGCTATACAGTGCAGGCCCGGCAGAAGGCGAGCGTACCGTGCCGCCCGCCACCGAGCTGCCTGCAGCGTCCATTCCCGTTTCTGCCGCAGCTGCAGTGACTGCTGCCGCTGCAACGGCGACGGCTGCAGGTGCCGACAGCGCGGCGAAGCTTCCGGAAGTGGAAGCCGACACCAAAGATGCGGCTGACGAGCTCGGTCAGACCCTGTCCAGTCTCGACTTCACGACTTCGGTTCCGGTCGAGCCGAGTCCTTCGCAGCTCAAGGCTACCTGGACCATGCCGGGTGACCTCGGGCAGATCGCCAGTGGCGATGCCGAAGCGCCTGAGCAGACGTCCGATGCCGGGGCTGAGCAGGAGGAGCCGCTGTCGATCGATGTCGATGCGATCGATTTCGATCTTGGCGGTGATGTGGATGAGCCTGTCGCAGAGGCGGACGACACGTCCCTGCCCAAGATCGATGCGCTCTCTGATAGCGCACCGGACACCGACGCTGCTCCGGATTCGGAGATGGATCTGGAGCTGGATGGCGACGAGTTCACCCTCGAGGTCGGTGGCGGTGAGCCCGCAGAGGAGGCGCCGGCGCCCGCATCGAATACGGCAACGGTTGTGGGCGATGACGTTGCGCTCTCTGCAGCCGACGAGCCCGCACTCGAATTCGATCTGCCTGAGCTGGGCAAGTCGGCTGATGACAAGCAGGCCGCATTCGACATGAGCGCGACTGTGGTCCAGTCCGACGATGTCGATCCGGACGCCGACGATACCGTGATGGATCTTGAGAAGACCAGCTTCGATGCGGATCTGCTGGATTTCGATTTCGATCTCGAGACGCCGGTTGGTGGTGATGCTGTGTCGGCAGAGCCTGCAGGCATGGATCTGACCAGCATCGATCTGGACCTCGAGCCGTCGGAAGATGAACGGGCTGCACCCGAGACGGCTGCCGAATCCGAGGCGGTCCCCGAGGCGGTGAAGGAGGGTGAGGTCCCGCCGTCGGCAGCGCCCGCCGAGCCCGAGGGCGAGATCAATCACGAGGTTGAGACCAAGCTCGAACTCGCCCGCGCATACGACGAGATGGGTGACAAGGAAGGCGCGCTTGAGTTGCTCAACGAGGTACTCGCTGAGGGCGGCCCTGCGCAGCAGGCAGCAGCGCGGACCCTGATCGAAAAACTGGGGTGATTCCCGTCAATGTCGCCGCCGTGGGGCGCAGGCCTCGCGGCGGCGTTTTCTTTTGAGCATGCACGCGGGGCTGATCCTGTTGCTGTGGGTCGCGGGGGTTGCATCCGTGCAGCTCGCGAGTGGTGCGCTGCTGGCCGCGCTGGTTGCGGGCACGCTGGTGCTGGTGCTCGTGTTCGCCCGCATGCGCGGCGTTCGGCTGATTCGTCGCGTACGAGTGCTGCTGCTGGCCATATTCGTTCTGTTCGCGTGGTTTACACCGGGGGAGGCGCTGGTAAGTGCTTTTCCGGTGCTAAGCCCGACGCGGGAGGGGCTGACGCTGGCACTCGTTCATGCAGGGCGA
This genomic interval from Parazoarcus communis contains the following:
- the leuD gene encoding 3-isopropylmalate dehydratase small subunit gives rise to the protein MKPFTVLDALVAPLDRANVDTDAIIPKQFLKSIKRSGFGPNLFDEWRYLDVGQPGQDNSKRPLNTDFVLNQPRYQGAQVLLTRDNFGCGSSREHAPWALEDYGFRAIIGTSFADIFFNNCFKNGVLPIVLFAEEVDELFSQCEATEGYQLKVDLAAQTVTRPDGKVIAFDVDAFRKECMLNGWDDIGLTLRHADKIRAFEDARRAKHPYYFA
- the asd gene encoding aspartate-semialdehyde dehydrogenase, with amino-acid sequence MKRVGLVGWRGMVGSVLMQRMVDEGDFAHIEPVYFSTSAAGGKAPVFGGKEAALPLQDAMSVDALKACDIIITCQGGDYTKEVFPKLRASGWSGHWIDAASALRMADDAVIILDPVNMHVIKDALAKGGRNWIGGNCTVSLMLMGLGGLFRNDLVEWVSAMTYQAASGAGAQNMRELIAQMGTIHASVADLLADPGSAILDIDRKVAETIRSDAFPKKNFRNTPLAGSLIPWIDVPVEHGQSKEEWKGGAECNKILGNPAFRTAGSIPIDGLCVRIGAMRCHSQALTIKLKKDVPLDEISEIIAGANEWVKVVPNERELSERDLTPAAVTGTLAVPVGRLHKMAMGPEYLGAFTVGDQLLWGAAEPLRRMLRILLED
- the leuC gene encoding 3-isopropylmalate dehydratase large subunit produces the protein MEAQTLYEKLWSSHVVHQEADGTALIYIDRHLVHEVTSPQAFEGLKLAGRKPWRISSIVATADHNTPTDHWDQGILDPVSRQQVETLDSNIREVGALAYFPFRDAKQGIVHVIGPENGATLPGMTVVCGDSHTSTHGAFACLAHGIGTSEVEHVMATQCLLQKKSKTLLVKVDGELGRGVSAKDVVLAIIGRIGTAGGNGYAIEFGGSAIRSLSMEGRMTVCNMAIEAGARAGLVAVDETTIAYLKDRPFAPKGEQWDAAVAYWRTLTSDAGAKFDKVVELNAADILPQVTWGTSPEMVTTIAGRVPDPAGINDPVRREGIERALKYMGLTANTPINEIAVDQVFIGSCTNSRIEDLREAAAVAKGRTKAANVRRVLVVPGSGLVKRQAEAEGLDKVFIEAGFEWREPGCSMCLAMNADRLEPGERCASTSNRNFEGRQGAGGRTHLVSPAMAAAAAVAGHFADVRELQ
- a CDS encoding FimV/HubP family polar landmark protein, which produces MKTSIKASLIAAAIASFPLGGFAAGLGQINVFSGLGQPLRAEIQISATPQELSSVTAKVASPDAFRQAGIPYPGFLSGIRASVERSGQRQVVKLSSDRPINEPFVGLLIELDWASGRLSREYTFLLDPVDIAAPKPVAARIAAPAPAAAPRQAPMAAPPAPRPAAVDRYTVQRGDTLRRIAEANRPDGANLDQMLLALFRANPSAFDGDNINRLRAGAIMTMPSADAVLATSPAEARREVVAQAADFEAYRQRLAGTAVVREAAPAPAEQASAGRIVPKVEDARAPAVAGDELQISKTQDGEAGMDKAAVARLHALEEELVAREKGLEEANARLAQLEQSIRDLQKLLELKSGTLAQLQPDAATPGAATAGAAAVAGAAATAAPEAAAEPAAPAVTPPAEATPAAPAVEAAAVEPPAEPVSPPQAEPAPAPAPVPPAPVAAAPEAEPEPDFMQSLLADPAMLAAGGGVIALLLGFAAYRSRQRKQAMEALDSSALMSEFPPDSSAVFGATGGQSVDTGNSSILQTDFSQSGLSSIDADEGVDPVAEADVYMAYGRDAQAEEILEDALKADPNRTAIYLKLLEVFAQRQSPKQFETTASELYSRTGGQGSDWEKAAQMGRKLDPDNPLYSAGPAEGERTVPPATELPAASIPVSAAAAVTAAAATATAAGADSAAKLPEVEADTKDAADELGQTLSSLDFTTSVPVEPSPSQLKATWTMPGDLGQIASGDAEAPEQTSDAGAEQEEPLSIDVDAIDFDLGGDVDEPVAEADDTSLPKIDALSDSAPDTDAAPDSEMDLELDGDEFTLEVGGGEPAEEAPAPASNTATVVGDDVALSAADEPALEFDLPELGKSADDKQAAFDMSATVVQSDDVDPDADDTVMDLEKTSFDADLLDFDFDLETPVGGDAVSAEPAGMDLTSIDLDLEPSEDERAAPETAAESEAVPEAVKEGEVPPSAAPAEPEGEINHEVETKLELARAYDEMGDKEGALELLNEVLAEGGPAQQAAARTLIEKLG
- the leuB gene encoding 3-isopropylmalate dehydrogenase; translation: MKICVLPGDGIGPEIMAEAVRVLKALDLKFELEEGLLGGCAVDATGTPYPEATQKLAREADAVLLGAVGGPKWDNLPREQRPERGLLGIRKDLNLFANLRPAILYPELANASSLKPEVVAGLDILIVRELTGDIYFGQPRGIEVREVNGEQQRVGWNTMIYAEYEIRRILKVAFEAAQKRGKRLCSVDKMNVLECTQLWRDIAEEVAKDYPDVELSHMLVDNAAMQLVRAPKQFDVMVTGNMFGDILSDEASMLTGSIGMLPSASLDANNKGLYEPSHGSAPDIAGKGVANPLATILSAAMMLRYTFGLEAQAQRIEAAVKQVLAQGFRTGDIFEPGTKKVGTREMGDAVLAAL